A genomic region of Bactrocera dorsalis isolate Fly_Bdor chromosome 3, ASM2337382v1, whole genome shotgun sequence contains the following coding sequences:
- the LOC105227318 gene encoding uncharacterized protein LOC105227318, which yields MFSHTNRCLLLLCAITATITTSSAAVLAATRSTAKISPEIINELKDFLDLIPTATVDEIVAKHYITDSNFREVFKYLRGTQFTALLQQAQQIPEVIDILDYLHLLVPDAQQQPTYGRADAGSSELQLSSEPQLSFVLLNDLAEENEVLPRAMDEGTVSTLSPPLLPPSARHLRTFNSFVEELLGHLPHDRYVQLINQKRQQNLAFAQFYAALRSAELRPMVDATLKSSNLTSIIKTLTGNGVDVTNLEAVAFKVISWGPVPIALP from the exons atgttttcgcaCACAAATCGCTGTCTGCTGCTGCTATGCGCAATAACagcgacaataacaacaagcagcGCAGCAGTGCTGGCCGCTACGCGCAGCACCGCGAAAATCTCGCCGGAAATCATCAACGAGCTAAAAGACTTTCTCGATTTGATACCCACAGCCACGGTGGACGAAATCGTCGCCAAGCACTACATCACCGATTCGAATTTCCGCGAAGTCTTCAAATATCTACGCGGCACGCAATTTACAGCACTGCTGCAGCAAGCCCAGCAAATACCGGAGGTTATAGACATACTGGATTATTTGCATCTGCTTGTACCGGACGCACAACAGCAACCTACATATGGCCGCGCCGATGCCGGGTCGTCCGAGTTGCAGCTGTCGTCGGAACCGCAGCTCAGCTTTGTACTGCTCAATGACTTGGCGGAGGAGAACGAAGTGCTGCCACGGGCGATGGACGAGGGTACCGTGTCAACGTTATCACCACCCCTCCTGCCACCATCCGCGCGCCACTTACGCACGTTTAACAGTTTTGTTGAGGAGCTGTTGGGCCACTTGCCGCACGATCGATACGTGCAACTGATTAATCAAAAGCGTCAGCAGAATCTGGCATTCGCGCAATTTTATGCAGCATTGCGCAGTGCCGAACTGCGTCCCATGGTCGATGCAACGCTG AAATCTTCTAATCTGACGTCTATAATTAAAACGCTGACTGGAAATGGTGTGGATGTCACGAACTTGGAGGCCGTCGCTTTTAAAGTGATTTCCTGGGGACCCGTGCCGATTGCGTTGCCATAG